One window of the Candidatus Woesearchaeota archaeon genome contains the following:
- a CDS encoding HAD-IA family hydrolase: MIKYILFDFDGTLVDSENVGITIYNELARKYHTKKISDVEKLRGMTLREVIHELQIPFFEIPLIVHDFKKRFYNSVENVKLIPGMKPVLMKLHLTYPLVILSSNKASSILVFLERVGLASIFLSVQGDCSVLGKHRSLKHFIARQKLRPDEVVYIGDEQRDIIAARKAQIPIISVSWGYNSRSLLAASKPDYLIEKPQHLLTTIKKHFS, from the coding sequence ATGATCAAATACATCCTCTTTGATTTTGATGGGACATTAGTAGATTCTGAGAACGTTGGTATAACCATTTACAATGAGTTAGCAAGAAAATATCACACCAAGAAAATTTCTGATGTTGAAAAGTTACGAGGGATGACACTCAGAGAGGTTATCCATGAATTACAGATCCCTTTTTTTGAAATTCCACTTATTGTTCATGATTTTAAAAAGCGGTTTTACAATAGCGTTGAGAACGTCAAACTTATACCTGGCATGAAACCTGTTTTAATGAAACTGCATCTGACATATCCCCTTGTTATTCTTTCGTCGAACAAGGCATCGAGTATTCTTGTCTTTCTGGAACGTGTTGGTCTTGCTTCAATTTTTTTATCGGTTCAAGGAGATTGCTCGGTCCTTGGGAAACATCGTTCTCTGAAGCATTTCATAGCCCGTCAAAAGCTTCGTCCGGATGAGGTTGTCTATATCGGCGATGAACAGCGTGATATTATTGCAGCAAGAAAAGCGCAGATTCCAATTATTTCAGTCAGCTGGGGATACAACTCTCGATCATTGTTAGCAGCCTCAAAGCCAGATTATCTTATTGAAAAACCCCAACATCTTCTTACGACCATTAAGAAACATTTTTCGTGA
- a CDS encoding DHH family phosphoesterase gives MRSAHKTLPLKQVREIREQLTQCHKPLFFFHGDPDGLCSFLLFYRFIHEGKGVVVNTTPVIDETFVRKVQEYNPDCIFILDIAVVEEEFLEKVHVPVYWIDHHAVLERKQVHYYNPRKQHPEDNTCISKICYDVVQQDLWIAVCGVISDWQMHLTPSFSQQYPDLLPDGIHQPDQALFSTPVGELIRVLAFMLKGRTHDVYQAIKIMTRIEDPYEILRQTTSQGKYLFKRAKKIQESYDAQLQQIKASATQDEVLLYSYDDDEVSLTKELSNEALYMYPDKVIIIGREKDDELKCSVRASHYILPPLITAALHGLQGRGGGHEHACGVVVKKQDFDIFLTQFREELKRAKLTQKQH, from the coding sequence ATGAGATCAGCACATAAGACACTTCCGCTGAAACAGGTCCGCGAGATTAGAGAGCAGCTTACCCAATGCCATAAGCCCTTGTTTTTTTTTCACGGTGATCCCGATGGCCTTTGCTCATTTCTTCTCTTCTATCGGTTTATTCATGAGGGAAAAGGAGTTGTGGTGAATACTACTCCTGTCATTGACGAAACCTTTGTCAGGAAAGTGCAGGAGTATAACCCAGATTGTATCTTTATTTTGGATATTGCCGTGGTTGAAGAAGAGTTTCTTGAGAAGGTTCATGTTCCGGTGTACTGGATTGACCACCATGCAGTTCTTGAACGAAAACAGGTCCATTACTATAATCCCCGAAAGCAACATCCAGAGGATAATACTTGTATTTCAAAAATCTGTTATGATGTTGTCCAACAAGACCTATGGATAGCAGTTTGTGGTGTTATTTCAGATTGGCAGATGCATCTTACTCCGTCTTTTTCGCAGCAGTATCCTGACTTACTCCCTGACGGGATTCATCAGCCAGATCAGGCTCTTTTTAGTACGCCCGTCGGAGAGCTCATCCGTGTCTTGGCCTTTATGTTGAAGGGTCGGACGCACGATGTTTACCAAGCAATTAAGATTATGACGAGAATCGAAGATCCTTACGAGATCCTTCGCCAGACAACCTCTCAAGGGAAATATCTCTTTAAACGAGCAAAGAAAATACAGGAAAGTTACGATGCACAGCTTCAGCAAATAAAAGCGTCAGCAACGCAAGACGAGGTTTTACTCTACTCTTATGATGATGATGAGGTAAGCTTGACCAAGGAGCTTTCAAACGAGGCCCTCTATATGTACCCGGATAAAGTCATTATTATTGGTCGTGAAAAAGATGATGAACTGAAGTGTAGTGTCCGGGCTTCTCATTACATTTTACCCCCGCTAATTACTGCTGCACTTCATGGACTCCAAGGCAGAGGTGGCGGACATGAACATGCCTGTGGCGTTGTTGTCAAGAAGCAAGATTTTGATATATTTCTTACACAATTTCGGGAAGAACTCAAACGTGCTAAACTAACGCAGAAACAACACTAA
- a CDS encoding M23 family metallopeptidase codes for MKDSGYKRKLENKEPSLLDELRPSNWSFRERLFLIGTLAAWFTGLTIDYLLSHHDQQTPSGVAHSHRYSQTHTPQKSLERSVQESREESVPEPLFANERDGVAYRPIVREAINDYFSDYDFRGHEQELKTGIERLVLSMFIQESRVSHFDENGRVIHSPKGAVGVGQHMRINVQDLGNRGYEFTWRGVQRPRQNAQATVATVRERFRDFNIRPEGDHFKESDLYKVGASYNGGVTRVTEACERSRSTDFEQYLSPRYVGGASGETLPYTRGLVALMAMYDPAQVTDAGILTAHFGPYTDPLHHENGFRYWITFLPAEAGVAGDPVYAPYPGKVVFAGKKREATGYGKYIKLALEGEGIKEGAYVYLMDLDEIKVRRGSKVTAGQQIGTMGDSGIDYVAARLMITFEGQNYRVQTARSNHPRYIDPGLFYAGPSRLATVTEEAPPEIESKESSVMGLPITGITHLIGVAKETPREAWLDGRERVVKECLALRDYSAAIEVYKTMLPVVDNRSPIEEKIRTLEHAYQK; via the coding sequence ATGAAAGATTCAGGATACAAACGCAAATTGGAAAATAAAGAGCCTTCCCTGCTTGACGAGTTGCGACCATCGAACTGGTCTTTTCGTGAGCGATTGTTCTTGATAGGGACACTAGCAGCGTGGTTTACCGGTCTTACTATTGACTACCTCCTTAGTCATCACGATCAACAAACACCTTCTGGAGTGGCTCATTCTCATCGCTACTCTCAAACACATACTCCTCAGAAATCACTCGAGAGATCAGTACAGGAATCACGAGAAGAATCAGTACCGGAACCTTTGTTTGCCAATGAACGAGATGGTGTTGCCTATAGACCAATCGTGCGTGAAGCAATCAATGATTATTTTAGTGATTATGATTTCAGAGGACACGAACAAGAACTAAAAACAGGTATAGAAAGGCTTGTGCTCAGTATGTTTATTCAGGAATCAAGGGTTAGCCATTTTGACGAGAATGGACGAGTAATACACTCACCAAAAGGGGCAGTGGGTGTGGGCCAACATATGCGAATTAATGTACAGGATTTAGGAAACCGTGGTTATGAATTTACCTGGCGGGGTGTGCAACGTCCCAGGCAGAACGCACAGGCAACTGTTGCCACGGTCCGTGAAAGATTTAGGGATTTTAACATAAGACCTGAAGGAGATCATTTTAAGGAATCAGATCTCTACAAAGTAGGTGCTTCGTACAATGGGGGAGTAACCAGAGTAACAGAGGCTTGCGAACGATCAAGAAGTACTGATTTTGAACAATACCTCAGTCCACGTTATGTCGGTGGTGCTAGTGGAGAAACGCTCCCCTATACACGAGGGCTCGTTGCCTTGATGGCAATGTATGATCCAGCACAGGTCACTGACGCAGGAATTCTTACTGCTCATTTTGGTCCTTATACCGATCCTCTTCACCACGAAAATGGATTCAGATATTGGATTACCTTTCTTCCTGCAGAGGCAGGTGTAGCAGGAGATCCAGTCTATGCCCCTTATCCGGGGAAAGTTGTTTTTGCAGGAAAAAAAAGAGAGGCAACAGGATACGGAAAGTATATCAAATTAGCATTAGAAGGAGAAGGGATTAAGGAAGGAGCCTATGTTTATCTCATGGATCTCGATGAGATTAAGGTAAGGAGAGGTAGCAAGGTTACTGCGGGCCAACAGATTGGAACCATGGGTGATTCCGGCATTGACTATGTTGCAGCACGCCTGATGATTACCTTTGAAGGACAGAATTATCGTGTTCAGACAGCGAGAAGTAATCATCCGAGGTACATTGACCCTGGTTTATTTTATGCTGGACCATCACGGTTAGCTACAGTAACAGAAGAGGCACCACCAGAGATAGAATCCAAAGAAAGTTCAGTGATGGGCTTACCGATAACAGGAATAACACATCTCATCGGAGTTGCCAAAGAAACTCCACGAGAAGCATGGCTCGATGGCCGAGAGCGTGTTGTCAAAGAGTGCTTAGCACTCAGGGATTATTCTGCTGCAATTGAAGTGTATAAAACTATGCTCCCTGTTGTTGACAATCGTTCTCCTATTGAAGAAAAGATAAGGACGCTTGAGCACGCCTATCAAAAATAA
- a CDS encoding SDR family oxidoreductase — protein sequence MMRKVVVISGGTEGIGKATVVQLLSEGFNVVTFSRENNRCKSLNNELKKNFDSETFIVMQADVTNEKDMSNIVNKAIQKFKKIDVLINNAGFGYFVACDRVDIKRFQEMVQTNIVGVALLTKLTVPYLKKQNSGLIINLVSISGKMAFAQGEFYSATKFALMGYSEGIRKELKDYGIKVSTLCPGMIKTNFFDEKELERRKKLNSGQLPTFLEVEDVVRVISFVCHQSPHSDIQDVTIMPF from the coding sequence ATGATGAGAAAAGTTGTTGTTATTAGTGGTGGAACAGAAGGGATAGGTAAAGCAACCGTTGTTCAACTTCTTAGTGAAGGATTCAATGTTGTGACGTTTTCAAGAGAGAATAATAGATGTAAGAGTTTGAACAATGAATTAAAGAAAAATTTCGATTCTGAGACATTTATAGTTATGCAGGCTGATGTTACCAATGAAAAAGACATGAGTAATATCGTGAATAAAGCGATTCAAAAATTCAAGAAAATCGATGTGTTGATTAATAATGCAGGCTTTGGATATTTTGTTGCTTGTGATAGAGTAGATATAAAAAGATTTCAAGAGATGGTACAAACAAATATAGTTGGTGTAGCATTGCTAACAAAATTAACAGTTCCCTATCTGAAAAAGCAAAATTCTGGATTAATAATAAATCTCGTTTCAATCTCTGGAAAAATGGCATTTGCGCAAGGTGAGTTTTACAGTGCTACAAAGTTTGCCTTAATGGGTTATTCAGAAGGGATAAGGAAAGAGCTAAAAGATTATGGAATAAAAGTAAGCACCTTATGCCCTGGAATGATAAAGACAAATTTCTTTGATGAAAAAGAGCTTGAGAGGCGTAAAAAACTTAACAGTGGCCAACTCCCAACATTTCTGGAAGTCGAAGATGTTGTCAGAGTAATTAGTTTTGTTTGTCATCAGTCCCCCCATTCTGATATTCAAGATGTAACAATAATGCCTTTTTAG
- a CDS encoding DNA primase produces MAKISQVSAKYIIHSSIDIEGVVDRPDVIGAIFGQTEGLLGADLELRELQRSGRIGRIEVNVDTRGGKTKGNIVIPSSLDKAETAIVGAALEIIQRIGPCNAKIRVENIEDVRISKRTFVINRAKELLKNLMDSVMPDSQELADEVAYSVRVMEIQEYGNDRLPAGPTVDESDEVIVVEGRADVLNLLKHGIKNSIAINGTNVPETLIDLSKKKVLTAFVDGDRGGDLIIKELISVAEIDYVTKAPDGKEVEEITKKEIHKALRSKVSVEQIKLEGNGKPQFSSKPKLRPLMRQPIDEQQPQPQAQVQRPQQPRYPPQQRPQSPPQGRLSDEEKKKFKDLLEDLIGTRGAYILDDKLNILGKVPYSELLPTIKNLDSKVYAVIFDGVVDKTLVTVAEKINVTYLIAMDTKVKGSETRITLLTEANLA; encoded by the coding sequence ATGGCAAAGATTAGCCAAGTATCGGCAAAGTATATCATTCATTCCAGTATTGATATCGAAGGCGTTGTTGACCGGCCTGATGTTATCGGTGCAATATTTGGACAAACTGAAGGGCTTCTTGGTGCAGACCTTGAGCTAAGAGAGCTTCAACGGAGTGGACGTATCGGTCGTATTGAGGTAAACGTTGATACCAGAGGAGGAAAAACTAAAGGTAACATTGTTATTCCTTCAAGCCTTGATAAAGCAGAGACGGCTATTGTTGGTGCTGCCCTAGAGATTATCCAACGAATTGGCCCTTGTAATGCCAAGATTAGGGTTGAAAACATCGAAGATGTTCGTATTTCAAAGCGAACCTTTGTCATCAATAGAGCAAAGGAACTTCTCAAAAATCTTATGGACAGTGTCATGCCTGATTCTCAGGAACTGGCAGATGAGGTTGCTTACTCTGTCCGTGTTATGGAAATTCAGGAATATGGTAATGACCGTCTTCCTGCAGGACCAACGGTTGATGAGTCTGATGAGGTTATTGTCGTTGAAGGACGGGCAGATGTCCTTAACTTGTTAAAGCATGGCATTAAAAATTCTATTGCTATTAATGGAACCAATGTCCCTGAAACCCTCATTGACTTAAGCAAAAAAAAGGTTCTGACTGCCTTTGTTGACGGTGATCGTGGTGGAGATCTCATCATCAAGGAACTGATCAGTGTTGCTGAGATCGATTATGTGACCAAGGCTCCCGACGGAAAAGAAGTTGAGGAGATAACCAAGAAAGAGATTCATAAAGCACTGAGAAGTAAAGTCTCTGTGGAGCAAATTAAGCTAGAGGGTAATGGAAAGCCACAGTTCAGTAGCAAGCCAAAGCTCCGTCCGCTTATGAGACAACCTATTGATGAACAACAGCCACAACCGCAGGCACAAGTGCAGAGACCACAGCAACCACGGTATCCTCCACAACAGAGACCTCAATCCCCGCCGCAGGGAAGGTTATCTGATGAGGAAAAGAAAAAGTTTAAGGATTTACTTGAGGATCTCATCGGAACACGAGGAGCCTATATCCTTGATGATAAGCTGAATATCCTTGGAAAAGTGCCGTACAGCGAACTCTTGCCAACCATCAAGAACTTAGATTCAAAGGTCTATGCAGTTATCTTTGATGGTGTTGTTGATAAGACCCTTGTTACTGTTGCAGAAAAGATCAATGTCACGTATCTGATAGCAATGGACACGAAAGTGAAGGGTTCAGAAACACGCATTACCTTGTTGACTGAAGCGAACTTAGCATAA